CGGAGGGGAACCACCCGTTCCCATCCCGAACACGGAAGTTAAGCCCTCCAGCGCCGATGGTACTAGGGAGTATTCCCTGGGAGAGCAGGTCACTGCCGGAATTAATTTTTAAGTCCAGTTACAAGAGTAGCTGGACTTTTTAAATTTAAACGTGACAGGGGCTGTTCTTTGACATAGCTCTGTTATCCTTTGAGAAAATAATATGAATTATAAGAAATTATTAATTGCTCCTGAGAAGGGATATAATTGTATTAGATGAAAGGACTAAGCAGATACTATGGGAAAAAACGGAAGAAATTGTTTGCTATGAGAAGTACGAAGTGTAAAAACAAATAGCCCATAATAGGAGATGTTTATGAAACTTGTTACTGCAGCAATAATTATTAAGGATAGGAAAATTTTAATTGCCCAACGGGCCGAGGATGATAAACTTGCCCTTAAGTGGGAATTTCCCGGCGGTAAAATTGAAGGTGGTGAAACGCCAGAGGAATGCCTAAGACGGGAAATAAATGAAGAGTTAAATTTAGATATCAAGGTAAAAGGACATTTTGCAACTAGCCTCTATAAATATCCAATGGGAGAGATCAAGTTAATGGCTTATCTGGCTGAAATAACCGGTGGCCAAATGGAGCTAAAGGTCCACAATGATGTGCAATGGGTTATGAAAAGCGAAATTGACGCTTTTGATTTTTGCCCAGCAGATGTGCCTATAGTAGAGGGGATAAAGAAAGATCCTTCAATCAGCTGTTGAAGGATCTTATTTAATCAAACTTACGCTAAATAGGAGAACATTTTTACTTTTCCGCATAAACCCTTTCCTGATAGCGCAGAGTATATACTATTCCCGAATCCGTTAGTAAAGCAGTATCTATACTGTCAGCAACTAGGCATGAAATTTTGCCTGGAGCATCAATTTTATAGAGGCCTAAATCATATCCGTCGGACTTAAAGTATACTCCTGCTTTGCCTACAAAAAACTCACTGGCACTTTGTTCACTCAATTTTGTTTCTTTCCCACTGGCGATGTTATATTTATATAGTTTGCCTAAATTATCAGTATTGTTATATTTATTTACCGTATAATAAATATTTCCGTCCAAGAATTTACAGTCAATTACCTTTTTGGCAACTAATATCTTTTGATTATTTCCTTCCAGATCTGCCCTGACCAGATAGCCTGTATTTAGATCAATATAATATATTGTCTGATCAATTAGCCAAAATTTTTGTGCAGGTTCAGTCAGCTTACTTTGGGTTTTGCCGTCAGTACTAATTTTATAGATACATGGCAAATCTTTTTCATCACTTTCCTGATAGCCTAAAGTATAAATATAACCATCTTCAAGATAGAATGGGCTATTGCCAGAATAACTTACTCCTTGTTCATCTATTGTCCGAAAGATGCCGTAAGTGTAGCCATTGATACCTAATTTTTCCTTTTCCCGGGTATTTAGGTTCAATTTAAATAGATTGTCAGCTGTATTAGTCATAAATCTAAAATCCGTATAATAAAAGTACTCTCCTGCTGCGGCAAAATTAGTAATACTTTTTCCGCCGGCAATTTCCTTTAACTGTTCATTTTCAAGTTTGTATACACTTTCTCCTCCCATGGTTATGTCGCCAGAGTGAAGTACTACATAAAAATCCTTGTCTAAGATTTTCATATCCCCTAGCCAACCGTCTCCAGGATTCCATTGTTCTATAGTACACAATTTCCGCGATTTATTGCTAGCAAAGTTGAAGACATGCAGCTCATTTTTTCCATTAACTTTAGAAAAATAATAGAGCTCGTTATTGATTAGTTGACAATTGGTAAAACTTTCCTCACCGGGCAACTCAATTTTAATAGCTTGTTTGTTGCCTGTTTTTTCGTATAGTCCAGCAATTTGTTTATGATCATAACTATCTAAAGTGTAATAGACAGTATCTCCGTATTTAGCAATAAGTGTGGCCCTTTGCTCATCAGAAAGTGGTTTTCTTGAATCTATTAATTGGGCTTTTATTTTAGCTTTTAGTTCCTTAGTTTGGGGACTTTGCAAGTCTATAGCTTCATTACTAAAGATAATTAATCCGTCAAGCCAGGCAACATTTTTTCCTAGTGTTTCCCCGATACCCCTTAAAGGAAGTACAATTCTACCTTCAATTTTCTGGGGAGGCACATCAAGAGTTCTAGGTTCATTATTGATGTATATGGTTTTACTGTTGACCTTTAATTTTATTGTTTTCTGTAGTGCATGATTAGTTAAAATAACGTCATTTGGTTTTTGGGCATCCCATTGAACATCCCAATAACTGTTGTTTTCGTCTAATTCAGCAGCTAATAACCCCATTAGCCTAATGGGAACCAACACTCGTCCACTTTTTTGAAATAGCTTATAGTCGCCGTAGAGATCAGTTTTTTGCCCCTTTAAGAAGACCTTATTATGGTAAGTAAAAGGCATAATTACAGCCCGCTCAAAAACCTCATCCAAGTTTTTTTGCTTAGGTTCCTCTGCCCAAAGAATTGTGCTTCCCGCCAGAAATACGGTCAATGTTAAGATTATAGTTTTTAACAACCTCACTTAAATCACCCTCTACTTTGTTGTATGGTCTATTAACCATGCTATATAGACGTAATGCTAGCAGCAAAAGTTCCTTTATAGTGCTGCAAAAAATAACTCCTGATATCTCGTTCAAAATTGAACTAGATATAGGAGTTGTTTTTTTACTTTCGAACTTCTAGCAGTTTAATGGCTTGTTCTTCGGGGAGAGGTCTGCTAATAATATAACCCTGAATAAGATCGCAGCCATATTTTTTAAGAACATCGTATTGTTCCCAAGTTTCAACACCTTCCGCTACAACTTCTAAATCTAATTTAAGGGCAAGTACGATAATCAGTTCCGTTAAGTTTTTATTGCTATTAGGGTTTAAATTGTCAATAAAAAATTTATCTATTTTAATCGTTGTCACTGGAAGCTGCTTCAAATAATACAAAGAGGAATAACCTGTCCCAAAATCATCAATTGCAAAGCGGACACCTTCCTTGAGCAATTGTGAAATGTTTTGCATACATAATTCGTAGGATTCCATAAATCTGCTTTCGGTAATCTCAATTTCAATACTTTCTGGTGGAATCCGGGCTTCTTTGATGGCATCCAGTACTACCTTGCTGAAATTATTGTCCATAATTTGGATAACTGAGGCGTTCAGGGACATTCTTAAGTCAGTGTATCCAAGGTTCAAAAGCCTTCTAACAAAAAAACATGCATTTTTAATCACCCTAACTCCTACAGGTATAATTAAGCCCGTATCTTCAAGTACTTTAATAAATTTGCTCGGAGTTACTACTTGCTGATCTGGCATTATCCATCTGAGAAGTGCTTCAAAGCCAATTATTTTATTGGCATTTAAATCATATATTGGCTGATAATATAGTTTAAATTCATCGTTTACTAAAGCCTTTCTTAAATTTTTTTCTTGTAGCGACTTTTCTATGATAGATTCATTCATTTTGCGGTCATAAAATTCACTTCTACCTTTGCCGTTTTCTTTCCCTTTGAACATGGCTGTATCTGCATTTTTTAATAATTCATTGACGCTGGTGGCATCGTCGGGATAAATAGCAATGCCGATGCTAATGCAAATATAATAAATATTGTCATTTAGGAAGATGGGTCTATTCACCGCTTGGTGGATTTCCTTGGCGATGGAACTTATACCGTCCTTGCCACTAATGTTTTTGACGGTAAGAACAAATTCATCTCCCCCAAATCTAGCTGCAGATATTTTATCTCCTGCCAAGGTAAGGAGCCTTTGGCCAATACAATTTAGAACTTCGTCCCCGGTGGAGTGGCCGTAGGAGTCATTAATTATTTTAAAGTTGTCTAGATCCATAAAAAAAAGGGCGAATTTCTCATTTCTCTTAATCAGTGCACTTATTTCATCATAGAAGTATAATCGATTAGGAAGATTTGTTAAAGCATCGAAATATGCGAGATTTTTTAATTTTTTTCTACTCTCCAGCAGTTCGGTATTTTGTTTGTTCAGATCCTTAACTAGTTCAGCTAGATTATGAGCCATTTTTATAATGGATTTGCCTAAGATGCCAAATTCATTTTTGCTGCTAATGACCGAATCAAGGAGATTATCTTGGCTAAAATCACCTTGCATAATTTTATGCACTTTTTTTAATAATTTATTTAATGGTTTATCAATAGTATCTTTAATTACTAAACTTAAGAGAAAAGGAAAAATTAGAAGTAAAAGAAAAAATAATAGAAAATAAAATCTAAGTGTACTAATAAAGGAGCTATAAAGTTCATTCTCTGGGAAAATCAGCACTAAACTTAACCCCGAATCCCCGATGGCAGCATAAGAAGCAATTTCCTTATTTTGCTTAAGCTCCAGTAAACCGCTGCCTTCCGCAAAAACTAATTTTTCAAGATTTTTATATTCATTGTTTTTTTCATCTTTAATATTCGTGACTTTGTTAATGTCGTAGTTTGCCATAGTGCCTTTTTGCTTATTTTCAGCCTGGATGAAGGGTGGATTACCTAAGATATAGCCATTATTAGTAAGTACAAAAGCATAGCCTTCACGGCCAACCTTGATCTCTCTAACGTAATCATCAATCTCACGGATAGAGATATCTGCAGTAGCTCCCCCCATAAATTTATTATTTTTATAAATTGGAGCTGTTCCTGTTATAAAATAAGTGTTTAAGATTTTATCGTAAAAAACATTGTTAAAATAAATGTCCTTTTTTTGGGGGCCAAAGCCAACTTTGTACCAATCTTCATTGAGATAATCATAACTG
This genomic window from Bacillota bacterium LX-D contains:
- a CDS encoding (deoxy)nucleoside triphosphate pyrophosphohydrolase; its protein translation is MKLVTAAIIIKDRKILIAQRAEDDKLALKWEFPGGKIEGGETPEECLRREINEELNLDIKVKGHFATSLYKYPMGEIKLMAYLAEITGGQMELKVHNDVQWVMKSEIDAFDFCPADVPIVEGIKKDPSISC
- a CDS encoding DUF5050 domain-containing protein, producing the protein MRLLKTIILTLTVFLAGSTILWAEEPKQKNLDEVFERAVIMPFTYHNKVFLKGQKTDLYGDYKLFQKSGRVLVPIRLMGLLAAELDENNSYWDVQWDAQKPNDVILTNHALQKTIKLKVNSKTIYINNEPRTLDVPPQKIEGRIVLPLRGIGETLGKNVAWLDGLIIFSNEAIDLQSPQTKELKAKIKAQLIDSRKPLSDEQRATLIAKYGDTVYYTLDSYDHKQIAGLYEKTGNKQAIKIELPGEESFTNCQLINNELYYFSKVNGKNELHVFNFASNKSRKLCTIEQWNPGDGWLGDMKILDKDFYVVLHSGDITMGGESVYKLENEQLKEIAGGKSITNFAAAGEYFYYTDFRFMTNTADNLFKLNLNTREKEKLGINGYTYGIFRTIDEQGVSYSGNSPFYLEDGYIYTLGYQESDEKDLPCIYKISTDGKTQSKLTEPAQKFWLIDQTIYYIDLNTGYLVRADLEGNNQKILVAKKVIDCKFLDGNIYYTVNKYNNTDNLGKLYKYNIASGKETKLSEQSASEFFVGKAGVYFKSDGYDLGLYKIDAPGKISCLVADSIDTALLTDSGIVYTLRYQERVYAEK
- a CDS encoding EAL domain-containing protein, with protein sequence MPEYYNEKIIFAKIKEKLASDPMLFGMGVWFEPYAYDKSRKYYGPYIYRDNNNQNVFTWRYSTSSYDYLNEDWYKVGFGPQKKDIYFNNVFYDKILNTYFITGTAPIYKNNKFMGGATADISIREIDDYVREIKVGREGYAFVLTNNGYILGNPPFIQAENKQKGTMANYDINKVTNIKDEKNNEYKNLEKLVFAEGSGLLELKQNKEIASYAAIGDSGLSLVLIFPENELYSSFISTLRFYFLLFFLLLLIFPFLLSLVIKDTIDKPLNKLLKKVHKIMQGDFSQDNLLDSVISSKNEFGILGKSIIKMAHNLAELVKDLNKQNTELLESRKKLKNLAYFDALTNLPNRLYFYDEISALIKRNEKFALFFMDLDNFKIINDSYGHSTGDEVLNCIGQRLLTLAGDKISAARFGGDEFVLTVKNISGKDGISSIAKEIHQAVNRPIFLNDNIYYICISIGIAIYPDDATSVNELLKNADTAMFKGKENGKGRSEFYDRKMNESIIEKSLQEKNLRKALVNDEFKLYYQPIYDLNANKIIGFEALLRWIMPDQQVVTPSKFIKVLEDTGLIIPVGVRVIKNACFFVRRLLNLGYTDLRMSLNASVIQIMDNNFSKVVLDAIKEARIPPESIEIEITESRFMESYELCMQNISQLLKEGVRFAIDDFGTGYSSLYYLKQLPVTTIKIDKFFIDNLNPNSNKNLTELIIVLALKLDLEVVAEGVETWEQYDVLKKYGCDLIQGYIISRPLPEEQAIKLLEVRK